In one Kitasatospora cineracea genomic region, the following are encoded:
- a CDS encoding protein-tyrosine-phosphatase, whose product MAPFAEPGPPALDTFRILFVCTGNICRSPIAERLARLELDSRLGVRTGRRIVVESAGTWGHEGAPMEAHAATVLGEYGADSAGFAGRELLDEHVIDADLVLTATLDHRAQVISMGHAAGLRTFTIKEFTRLVQRVDPRTLPDPRDGARLTERARALVRSAAALRGWLLASAPEFDELRDPYGAPIGMFRNCGEEIFDALDPVVTALTGVAR is encoded by the coding sequence CTGGCACCCTTCGCGGAGCCGGGGCCGCCCGCGCTGGACACCTTCCGCATCCTGTTCGTCTGCACCGGGAACATCTGCCGCTCCCCGATCGCCGAGCGCCTGGCCCGGCTGGAGCTGGACTCCCGGCTCGGCGTCCGGACCGGCCGCCGGATCGTGGTGGAGAGCGCCGGCACCTGGGGCCACGAGGGCGCCCCGATGGAGGCGCACGCGGCGACGGTGCTCGGCGAGTACGGCGCGGACAGCGCCGGCTTCGCGGGCCGGGAGCTGCTGGACGAGCACGTGATCGACGCCGACCTGGTGCTGACCGCGACCCTGGACCACCGGGCGCAGGTCATCTCGATGGGGCACGCGGCGGGTCTGCGCACCTTCACCATCAAGGAGTTCACCCGTCTGGTGCAAAGGGTCGACCCACGCACCCTGCCGGACCCCAGGGACGGCGCGCGGCTGACCGAGCGCGCCCGCGCACTGGTCCGCTCGGCCGCCGCCTTGCGCGGCTGGCTGCTGGCCTCCGCGCCCGAGTTCGACGAGCTGAGGGACCCGTACGGGGCCCCGATCGGGATGTTCCGCAACTGCGGCGAGGAGATATTCGACGCGCTGGACCCGGTGGTGACCGCACTGACCGGTGTGGCCCGCTGA
- the rho gene encoding transcription termination factor Rho: protein MSDTTDLMGARPDAEASDAAAPAAPARRRRTAAAGLDGLVLAELQKLASSLGISGTGRLRKSQLIEAIKEKSGGDPLLAGASGATAPAAKKAAKAAAPAAAEAAPAAPAEEQAEAAAPARAARRTRAAAAATEPQPQAQIEIPVQAAAETAAATARAERPRRRATAAAGAPTAEAGTATATATAEQAPAEAKTEAQRPAAAEGEGRPERRERRDRRERGERTERTEAPAAESDNEVRESRRDRRNRRERDRTDRQQDGGQGRQQQNQQQNQQQGGAQQQGGGNAHQQQGGYDDDEFGDGRRGRRGRYRDRRGRRREGFEGTTGPEVPLSDDDVLIPVAGILDILDNYAFVRTSGYLPGQNDVYVSLAQVRKHGLRKGDAITGAVRQPKDGERREKFNAMVRLDSVNGMDPDSGRGRPEFGKLTPLYPQERLRLETDPGVLTTRIIDLVSPIGKGQRGLIVAPPKTGKTMIMQAIANAITHNNPECHLMVVLVDERPEEVTDMQRSVKGEVISSTFDRPAEDHTTVAELAIERAKRLVELGHDVVILLDSITRLGRAYNLAAPASGRILSGGVDSTALYPPKKFFGAARNIENGGSLTILATALVDTGSRMDEVIFEEFKGTGNMELKLDRKLSDKRIFPSVDVDASGTRKEEILLGHEELAITWKLRRVLHALDSQQAIELLLDKMKQTKSNAEFLMQIAKNTPGSGD, encoded by the coding sequence GTGAGCGACACCACCGATCTGATGGGCGCGCGCCCGGACGCCGAGGCGTCGGACGCAGCCGCCCCTGCGGCTCCGGCGCGGCGCCGCCGTACCGCTGCCGCCGGCCTGGACGGCCTGGTGCTGGCCGAGCTCCAGAAGCTCGCCTCGTCCCTCGGGATCAGCGGTACCGGACGGCTGCGCAAGAGCCAGCTGATCGAGGCCATCAAGGAGAAGAGCGGCGGGGACCCGCTGCTCGCCGGCGCCTCCGGCGCCACCGCTCCGGCCGCCAAGAAGGCCGCCAAGGCCGCCGCGCCCGCCGCCGCCGAGGCCGCTCCGGCCGCCCCGGCCGAGGAGCAGGCCGAAGCGGCGGCTCCGGCCCGGGCGGCCCGCCGCACCCGTGCCGCCGCTGCCGCCACCGAGCCGCAGCCGCAGGCGCAGATCGAGATCCCGGTGCAGGCCGCCGCCGAGACCGCGGCCGCCACCGCCCGGGCCGAGCGCCCGCGCCGCCGGGCCACCGCCGCGGCCGGCGCCCCGACCGCCGAGGCCGGCACCGCCACCGCCACCGCCACCGCCGAGCAGGCCCCCGCCGAGGCCAAGACCGAGGCGCAGCGCCCGGCCGCCGCCGAGGGCGAGGGCCGTCCCGAGCGCCGCGAGCGCCGGGACCGTCGCGAGCGCGGCGAGCGCACCGAGCGCACCGAGGCCCCCGCGGCCGAGAGCGACAACGAGGTCCGGGAGTCCCGCCGGGACCGCCGCAACCGCCGCGAGCGCGACCGCACCGACCGCCAGCAGGACGGCGGCCAGGGCCGCCAGCAGCAGAACCAGCAGCAGAACCAGCAGCAGGGCGGCGCCCAGCAGCAGGGCGGCGGCAACGCCCACCAGCAGCAGGGCGGCTACGACGACGACGAGTTCGGCGACGGCCGGCGCGGCCGCCGCGGCCGCTACCGCGACCGCCGGGGCCGTCGCCGCGAGGGCTTCGAGGGCACCACCGGCCCCGAGGTCCCGCTGAGCGACGACGACGTCCTGATCCCCGTCGCGGGCATCCTGGACATCCTCGACAACTACGCCTTCGTCCGGACCTCGGGCTACCTGCCCGGCCAGAACGACGTCTACGTCTCGCTGGCCCAGGTCCGCAAGCACGGCCTGCGCAAGGGCGACGCCATCACCGGCGCGGTCCGCCAGCCCAAGGACGGCGAGCGCCGCGAGAAGTTCAACGCCATGGTGCGGCTGGACTCCGTCAACGGCATGGACCCGGACAGCGGCCGCGGCCGCCCCGAGTTCGGCAAGCTGACCCCGCTGTACCCGCAGGAGCGGCTGCGCCTGGAGACCGACCCGGGCGTGCTGACCACCCGGATCATCGACCTGGTGTCGCCGATCGGCAAGGGCCAGCGCGGTCTGATCGTGGCCCCGCCGAAGACCGGCAAGACCATGATCATGCAGGCGATCGCCAACGCGATCACCCACAACAACCCCGAGTGCCACCTGATGGTCGTCCTGGTGGACGAGCGTCCGGAAGAGGTCACCGACATGCAGCGGTCGGTGAAGGGCGAGGTCATCTCCTCGACCTTCGACCGCCCGGCCGAGGACCACACCACCGTCGCCGAGCTCGCCATCGAGCGCGCCAAGCGCCTGGTGGAGCTGGGCCACGACGTGGTGATCCTGCTGGACTCCATCACCCGCCTGGGCCGCGCCTACAACCTGGCCGCGCCCGCCTCCGGCCGCATCCTGTCCGGTGGTGTCGACTCGACCGCGCTGTACCCGCCGAAGAAGTTCTTCGGCGCCGCGCGCAACATCGAGAACGGCGGCTCGCTGACCATCCTCGCCACCGCGCTGGTCGACACCGGCTCGCGGATGGACGAGGTGATCTTCGAGGAGTTCAAGGGCACCGGCAACATGGAGCTCAAGCTCGACCGGAAGCTCTCCGACAAGCGCATCTTCCCCTCCGTCGACGTGGACGCCTCCGGCACCCGCAAGGAGGAGATCCTGCTCGGCCACGAGGAGCTGGCCATCACCTGGAAGCTCCGCCGGGTCCTGCACGCGCTCGACTCGCAGCAGGCGATCGAGCTGCTGCTGGACAAGATGAAGCAGACCAAGTCGAACGCCGAGTTCCTGATGCAGATCGCCAAGAACACCCCCGGCTCGGGCGACTGA
- the thrC gene encoding threonine synthase, with protein MNAIAESTARGSHTHQWRGLIEEYRDRLPVSASTPVVTLLEGGTPLVPAQVLSERTGCDVYLKVEGANPTGSFKDRGMTMAISKAKEDGAQAVICASTGNTSASAAAYAVRAGMVSAVLVPQGKIALGKMGQALVHGAKILQVDGNFDDCLTLARELSEKYPVALVNSVNPVRIEGQKTAAFEIVDMLGDAPDIHVLPVGNAGNITAYWKGYREYAADGLATRTPRMWGFQASGSAPIVDGAPVLKPQTIATAIRIGNPASWDYALAARDDSGGLIDKVTDRQILSAYRLLASQEGVFVEPASAASVAGLLAKAEAGLVDPGQRIVCTVTGNGLKDPDWAVAGAPQPQIVPIDPETAARRLGLLD; from the coding sequence ATGAACGCCATTGCCGAAAGCACCGCCCGAGGCAGCCACACCCACCAGTGGCGCGGCCTCATCGAGGAGTACCGCGACCGCCTCCCGGTCTCCGCCTCCACCCCCGTGGTGACCCTGCTGGAGGGCGGCACGCCGCTCGTCCCCGCCCAGGTGCTCTCCGAGCGCACCGGCTGCGACGTCTACCTCAAGGTCGAGGGCGCCAACCCGACCGGTTCCTTCAAGGACCGCGGGATGACCATGGCCATCTCCAAGGCCAAGGAGGACGGCGCCCAGGCCGTCATCTGCGCGTCCACCGGCAACACCTCCGCCTCCGCCGCCGCCTACGCGGTGCGGGCCGGCATGGTCTCCGCCGTGCTCGTCCCGCAGGGCAAGATCGCCCTCGGCAAGATGGGCCAGGCGCTGGTGCACGGCGCCAAGATCCTCCAGGTCGACGGCAACTTCGACGACTGCCTGACGCTCGCCCGCGAGCTCTCCGAGAAGTACCCGGTCGCCCTGGTCAACTCGGTCAACCCGGTGCGCATCGAGGGCCAGAAGACCGCCGCCTTCGAGATCGTCGACATGCTCGGCGACGCCCCCGACATCCACGTCCTGCCGGTCGGCAACGCGGGCAACATCACCGCCTACTGGAAGGGCTACCGCGAGTACGCGGCGGACGGCCTCGCCACCCGCACCCCGCGGATGTGGGGCTTCCAGGCGTCCGGCTCGGCCCCCATCGTGGACGGCGCCCCGGTGCTCAAGCCGCAGACCATCGCCACCGCGATCCGGATCGGCAACCCCGCCTCCTGGGACTACGCGCTCGCCGCCCGGGACGACTCCGGCGGCCTCATCGACAAGGTGACGGACCGCCAGATCCTGTCCGCCTACCGGCTGTTGGCCTCCCAGGAGGGCGTCTTCGTCGAGCCCGCCTCGGCCGCCTCGGTGGCCGGCCTGCTCGCCAAGGCCGAGGCCGGCCTGGTCGACCCCGGCCAGCGGATCGTCTGCACCGTCACCGGCAACGGCCTCAAGGACCCGGACTGGGCGGTGGCCGGCGCCCCGCAGCCGCAGATCGTCCCGATCGACCCGGAGACGGCCGCCCGCCGCCTCGGCCTGCTCGACTGA
- the prfA gene encoding peptide chain release factor 1, with the protein MFEAVEELLVEHADLEKRLADPSVHADQANARKLAKRYAELTPITRTYLAWRQAGEDIVAARELATEDPDFIAEAKASEARQEELTEELRLLLVPRDPNDDKDVILEVKAGEGGEESALFAGDLLRMYLRYAERLGWKTEIIDANESDLGGYKDVSVAVKTKGNPEPGHGVWAQLKYEGGVHRVQRVPATESQGRIHTSAAGVLVTPEAEEVEVEIHANDLRIDVYRSSGPGGQSVNTTDSAVRITHLPTGIVASCQNEKSQLQNKEQAMRILRSRLLAAAQEEAEREASDARRSQVRTVDRSERIRTYNFPENRISDHRTGFKSYNLDQVLDGDLNAVIQSCVDADAAAKLAAAQEN; encoded by the coding sequence ATGTTCGAGGCAGTCGAGGAGCTCCTCGTCGAGCACGCCGACCTCGAGAAGAGGCTGGCCGACCCGTCGGTGCACGCCGACCAGGCGAACGCCCGCAAGCTGGCCAAGCGGTACGCCGAGCTGACCCCGATCACCCGGACGTACCTGGCCTGGCGGCAGGCCGGCGAGGACATCGTCGCCGCGCGCGAACTCGCCACCGAGGACCCGGACTTCATCGCCGAGGCGAAGGCGTCCGAGGCCCGGCAGGAGGAGCTGACCGAGGAGCTGCGGCTGCTGCTGGTGCCGCGCGACCCCAACGACGACAAGGACGTCATCCTGGAGGTCAAGGCGGGCGAGGGCGGCGAGGAGTCCGCGCTGTTCGCCGGCGACCTGCTGCGGATGTACCTGCGCTACGCGGAGCGGCTCGGCTGGAAGACCGAGATCATCGACGCCAACGAGTCCGACCTCGGCGGGTACAAGGACGTCTCGGTGGCGGTCAAGACCAAGGGCAACCCCGAGCCGGGCCACGGCGTCTGGGCGCAGCTGAAGTACGAGGGCGGCGTGCACCGGGTGCAGCGGGTGCCCGCGACCGAGTCGCAGGGCCGGATCCACACCTCCGCCGCGGGCGTGCTGGTCACCCCGGAGGCCGAGGAGGTCGAGGTGGAGATCCACGCCAACGACCTGCGGATCGACGTCTACCGCTCCTCCGGCCCCGGCGGGCAGTCGGTGAACACCACCGACTCCGCGGTCCGGATCACCCACCTGCCGACCGGTATCGTGGCGTCCTGCCAGAACGAGAAGAGCCAGCTGCAGAACAAGGAGCAGGCGATGCGCATCCTGCGTTCGCGGCTGCTGGCCGCCGCGCAGGAGGAGGCCGAGCGGGAGGCGTCCGACGCCCGCCGCAGCCAGGTGCGCACCGTGGACCGCTCCGAGCGGATCCGGACGTACAACTTCCCGGAGAACCGCATCTCCGACCACCGCACCGGGTTCAAGTCGTACAACCTGGACCAGGTGCTGGACGGCGACCTCAACGCGGTCATCCAGTCCTGCGTGGACGCCGACGCCGCGGCCAAGCTGGCCGCCGCGCAGGAGAACTGA
- a CDS encoding homoserine dehydrogenase — translation MMRTRPLKVALLGCGVVGSEVARIMTTTADDLAARIGAPVELAGIAVRRAGRPRPGVPEHLLTTDAEALVGRGDIDVVVEVVGGIEPSKSLILKAFEGGASVVSANKALLAKDGAELHEKAAAAGVDLYYEAAVAGAIPLLRPLRESLAGDKVNRVLGIVNGTTNFILDKMDSTGAGYSEALEEATALGYAEADPTADVEGFDAAAKAAILAGIAFHTKVTAADVYREGITEVTAADIASAKQMGCVVKLLAICERAADGASVTARVHPAMIPLSHPLASVREAYNAVFVEAEAAGRLMFYGPGAGGSPTASAVLGDLVAVCRNKLNGSTGPGDSVYAALPAKPMDEVVTRYHVSLDVDDRAGVLAQVASVFAEHGVSIDTVRQQGRDGDAALVVVTHRATDAALSATVDKLRALDSVRDVASIMRVEGE, via the coding sequence ATGATGCGTACGCGCCCGCTGAAGGTGGCGTTGCTGGGCTGTGGTGTGGTGGGCTCCGAGGTGGCGCGCATCATGACGACGACGGCCGACGACCTCGCCGCGCGCATCGGCGCCCCGGTCGAGCTCGCCGGCATCGCGGTCCGCCGGGCCGGGCGCCCCCGCCCCGGGGTGCCCGAGCACCTGCTCACCACCGACGCCGAGGCCCTGGTCGGCCGCGGCGACATCGACGTGGTGGTCGAGGTGGTGGGCGGCATCGAGCCGTCCAAATCGCTGATCCTGAAAGCCTTCGAGGGCGGCGCCTCGGTGGTCTCCGCGAACAAGGCGCTGCTCGCCAAGGACGGCGCCGAACTGCACGAGAAGGCCGCCGCGGCCGGCGTCGACCTCTACTACGAGGCCGCCGTCGCCGGGGCGATCCCGCTGCTGCGCCCGCTGCGCGAGTCGCTGGCCGGCGACAAGGTGAACCGGGTGCTGGGCATCGTCAACGGCACCACCAACTTCATCCTCGACAAGATGGACTCCACCGGCGCCGGGTACTCCGAGGCGCTGGAGGAGGCCACCGCGCTCGGCTACGCCGAGGCCGACCCGACCGCCGACGTGGAAGGCTTCGACGCCGCCGCCAAGGCCGCCATCCTGGCCGGGATCGCCTTCCACACCAAGGTCACCGCCGCGGACGTCTACCGCGAGGGCATCACCGAGGTCACCGCCGCCGACATCGCCTCCGCCAAGCAGATGGGCTGCGTGGTCAAGCTGCTGGCGATCTGCGAGCGCGCCGCCGACGGCGCCTCGGTCACCGCCCGGGTGCACCCGGCGATGATCCCGCTCAGCCACCCGCTGGCCTCCGTCCGCGAGGCGTACAACGCGGTCTTCGTGGAGGCCGAGGCGGCCGGCCGGCTGATGTTCTACGGCCCCGGCGCGGGCGGCTCGCCGACCGCCTCCGCGGTCCTCGGCGACCTGGTCGCGGTCTGCCGCAACAAGCTGAACGGCTCCACCGGCCCCGGCGACTCGGTGTACGCCGCGCTGCCCGCCAAGCCGATGGACGAGGTGGTCACCCGCTACCACGTGAGCCTGGACGTGGACGACCGCGCGGGCGTGCTCGCCCAGGTCGCCTCGGTCTTCGCCGAGCACGGCGTCTCCATCGACACCGTGCGCCAGCAGGGCCGCGACGGCGACGCCGCGCTCGTCGTGGTCACCCACCGCGCCACCGACGCCGCCCTGTCGGCGACGGTCGACAAGCTCCGCGCACTGGACAGCGTGCGCGACGTGGCCAGCATCATGCGGGTCGAAGGGGAATAG
- a CDS encoding LCP family protein, whose amino-acid sequence MAENTEHRPPRRRGLRIALFTLAGLVLVGAGLGGIAYWKLNGNIHGVDISGQLGTARPPASTGGAFNVLVLGSDSRSGANGSLAGGETGDTARSDTAMVVHVNQAHTAASVVSIPRDTLVSRPACTASDGKQVAAARSAMFNSAYEVGGPACAVKTAEQLTGMRMDHFVEVDFTGFAALIDAIGGVDVTTTVAIDDKDSGLHLDPGTHHLGGAQALAFVRTRHGVGDGSDLGRIELQKEMVKAMLGQIGSLGLTSNPVAMWKLGDKLTSSLTTDSDLASVNSLVGMAQTIKKIGPDQLTMVTLPVAYAVSDPNRVVPKTPDAQQLWTALRTDQAVPPQVLQQQPANPAMASPSAPGSASGSAPASASASVSVPATARASRPAVAGGGAE is encoded by the coding sequence ATGGCCGAGAACACCGAGCACCGCCCCCCGCGTCGCCGCGGGCTCCGGATCGCGCTGTTCACGCTGGCCGGCCTCGTCCTGGTCGGTGCCGGACTGGGCGGGATCGCCTACTGGAAGCTCAACGGGAACATCCACGGCGTCGACATCTCCGGCCAGCTGGGCACCGCCCGGCCGCCCGCCTCCACCGGCGGGGCGTTCAACGTGCTGGTGCTGGGCTCCGACTCGCGCTCCGGCGCCAACGGCAGCCTGGCGGGCGGCGAGACCGGGGACACCGCCCGCTCGGACACCGCGATGGTCGTGCACGTCAACCAGGCGCACACCGCCGCCTCGGTGGTCTCCATACCGCGCGACACCCTGGTGTCCCGCCCGGCCTGCACCGCCTCCGACGGCAAACAGGTCGCCGCGGCCCGCAGCGCGATGTTCAACTCCGCGTACGAGGTCGGCGGCCCGGCCTGCGCGGTGAAGACCGCCGAGCAGCTCACCGGGATGCGGATGGACCACTTCGTCGAGGTCGACTTCACCGGCTTCGCCGCGCTGATCGACGCGATCGGCGGGGTGGACGTCACCACCACGGTGGCGATCGACGACAAGGACAGCGGGCTGCACCTCGACCCCGGCACCCACCACCTGGGCGGTGCGCAGGCGCTGGCCTTCGTCCGGACCAGGCACGGCGTCGGCGACGGCAGCGACCTGGGCCGGATCGAGCTGCAGAAGGAGATGGTCAAGGCGATGCTCGGGCAGATCGGCTCGCTCGGCCTGACCTCCAACCCGGTGGCGATGTGGAAGCTCGGCGACAAACTGACCAGCTCGCTGACCACAGACTCCGACCTGGCCTCGGTGAACTCGCTGGTCGGCATGGCGCAGACGATCAAGAAGATCGGGCCGGACCAGCTCACCATGGTCACCCTGCCGGTGGCGTACGCGGTCAGCGACCCCAACCGGGTGGTCCCGAAGACCCCGGACGCCCAGCAGCTGTGGACGGCGCTGCGGACCGACCAGGCGGTGCCGCCGCAGGTGCTCCAGCAGCAGCCGGCCAACCCGGCGATGGCCTCGCCGTCCGCCCCCGGATCGGCCTCCGGATCGGCCCCCGCGTCGGCCTCGGCCTCGGTCTCCGTCCCCGCGACGGCCCGGGCGTCCCGGCCGGCGGTGGCGGGCGGGGGAGCGGAATAG
- the prmC gene encoding peptide chain release factor N(5)-glutamine methyltransferase: protein MNLLLAEVAQATQRLAAAGVPSPRFDAEELAAHTHGVKRSQLHTVPDGDFDARYWEAVSRREQREPLQHITGRAFFRYLELEVGPGVFVPRPETESVVEWAIDAVRAMDVAEPLVVDLCTGSGAIALALAQELPRSTVHAFELDEGALAYTRRNVEASPDRARVHLHQGDATQAFVDDRGWDGRFDLVISNPPYIPLTEWEYVAPEARDHDPQMSLFSGEDGLDTIRGIERVAARLLRPGGAVVIEHADTQGGQVPWIFREEGGWTDAADHRDLNNRPRFTTARRASL, encoded by the coding sequence ATGAACCTGCTGCTCGCCGAGGTGGCCCAGGCCACCCAGCGCCTGGCCGCGGCCGGCGTGCCCTCGCCGCGCTTCGACGCCGAGGAGCTGGCGGCGCACACCCACGGGGTGAAGCGCAGCCAGCTGCACACCGTGCCGGACGGGGACTTCGACGCCCGGTACTGGGAGGCGGTCTCCCGCCGCGAGCAGCGCGAGCCGCTGCAGCACATCACCGGTCGGGCGTTCTTCCGCTACCTCGAACTGGAGGTCGGGCCGGGGGTGTTCGTTCCCCGGCCGGAGACCGAGTCGGTGGTCGAGTGGGCGATAGACGCGGTCCGCGCGATGGACGTGGCCGAACCGCTGGTGGTCGACCTGTGCACCGGCTCCGGGGCGATCGCGCTGGCCCTCGCCCAGGAACTGCCCCGCTCGACCGTGCACGCCTTCGAACTCGACGAGGGCGCCCTCGCCTACACCCGCCGCAACGTCGAGGCCAGCCCCGACCGCGCCCGGGTGCACCTGCACCAGGGCGACGCCACCCAGGCCTTCGTCGACGACCGCGGCTGGGACGGCCGGTTCGACCTGGTGATCAGCAACCCGCCGTACATCCCGCTCACCGAGTGGGAGTACGTCGCCCCCGAGGCCCGCGACCACGACCCGCAGATGTCGCTGTTCTCCGGCGAGGACGGCCTGGACACCATCCGCGGCATCGAACGCGTCGCGGCCCGGCTGCTGCGGCCCGGCGGCGCGGTGGTGATCGAGCACGCGGACACCCAGGGCGGGCAGGTCCCGTGGATCTTCCGCGAGGAGGGCGGCTGGACGGACGCCGCCGACCACCGGGACCTCAACAACCGGCCCCGCTTCACCACCGCCCGAAGGGCGTCGTTGTGA
- the thrB gene encoding homoserine kinase: protein MAGSAFRAAAVRVRVPATSANLGPGFDAFGLALGLYDDVVVRVSDSGLAVDIAGEGAENLARDERHLVVRSMRAAFDRLGGQPRGLEVVCANRIPHGRGLGSSSAAICAGIVAARAVTIGGASALGDDALLALASELEGHPDNVAACLRGNFTVAWTEDDGARTITLDPSDRVVPVVFIPSTEVLTETARGLLPKTVPLSDAALNAGRAALLVEALTRRPELLLTATEDRLHQDYRASAMPDSAALITALRAEGVPAVISGAGPTVLALTDEANAGKVLEFASGDRGNSAGAQFAAHRLELDRTGATVLPLDM, encoded by the coding sequence ATGGCCGGTTCCGCGTTCCGCGCCGCCGCCGTCCGGGTCCGCGTCCCCGCGACCAGCGCCAACCTCGGCCCCGGCTTCGACGCCTTCGGCCTCGCCCTGGGGCTCTACGACGACGTGGTGGTCCGGGTCTCCGACTCCGGCCTGGCCGTGGACATCGCCGGCGAGGGCGCCGAGAACCTGGCCCGCGACGAGCGCCACCTGGTGGTCCGCTCGATGCGCGCCGCCTTCGACCGGCTCGGCGGCCAGCCCCGCGGCCTCGAAGTGGTCTGCGCCAACCGGATACCGCACGGCCGCGGCCTGGGCTCCTCGTCCGCCGCGATCTGCGCCGGCATCGTCGCCGCCCGCGCCGTCACCATCGGCGGCGCCTCCGCGCTCGGCGACGACGCGCTGCTCGCCCTCGCCTCCGAGCTGGAGGGCCACCCGGACAACGTCGCGGCCTGCCTGCGCGGCAACTTCACCGTCGCCTGGACCGAGGACGACGGCGCCCGCACCATCACCCTGGACCCCTCCGACCGGGTCGTGCCGGTCGTGTTCATCCCGTCCACCGAGGTGCTCACCGAGACCGCGCGCGGCCTGCTCCCCAAGACCGTGCCGCTCTCCGACGCCGCGCTCAACGCGGGCCGCGCCGCCCTGCTGGTCGAGGCGCTCACCCGCCGCCCGGAGCTGCTGCTCACCGCCACCGAGGACCGCCTGCACCAGGACTACCGGGCCTCCGCGATGCCGGACAGCGCGGCCCTGATCACCGCCCTGCGCGCCGAGGGCGTCCCCGCCGTCATCTCGGGTGCCGGACCGACCGTGCTCGCCCTCACCGACGAGGCCAACGCCGGCAAGGTGCTGGAGTTCGCCTCCGGCGACCGCGGGAACAGCGCGGGGGCGCAGTTCGCGGCGCACCGGCTGGAGCTGGACCGCACCGGCGCCACCGTCCTGCCGCTCGACATGTGA
- a CDS encoding L-threonylcarbamoyladenylate synthase, translating into MSRRYDCSDAQDRASGLREAATAIRRGELVVVPTDTVYGIAADAFSPEAVGALLEAKGRGRNMPSPVLVGSPTTLHGLVTDFSEQAWELVDAFWPGGLTLVARHQPSLRWDLGETRGTVAVRMPLHPVVLELLNATGPLAVSSGNKTGGPSPSTCDEAEAQLGDAVSIYLDGGTADYGTPSTIVDVTGKVPVVLRSGAISVEQLREVVPDVEAGS; encoded by the coding sequence ATGAGCCGCCGATACGACTGCTCCGACGCCCAGGACCGCGCGAGCGGGCTGCGTGAGGCCGCCACGGCGATCCGCCGCGGAGAGCTGGTGGTGGTGCCGACCGACACGGTGTACGGGATCGCCGCGGACGCCTTCTCGCCGGAGGCGGTCGGTGCGCTGCTGGAGGCCAAGGGCCGGGGCCGGAACATGCCCTCGCCGGTGCTGGTCGGCTCGCCGACCACGCTGCACGGGCTGGTCACCGACTTCTCCGAGCAGGCCTGGGAGCTGGTGGACGCGTTCTGGCCGGGCGGCCTGACCCTGGTGGCCCGGCACCAGCCCTCGCTGCGCTGGGACCTGGGCGAGACCCGGGGCACCGTCGCGGTCCGGATGCCGCTGCACCCGGTCGTGCTGGAACTGCTGAACGCCACCGGCCCGCTCGCGGTCTCCTCCGGCAACAAGACCGGCGGCCCGTCCCCGTCCACCTGCGACGAGGCCGAGGCCCAGCTCGGCGACGCGGTCTCGATCTACCTGGACGGCGGGACGGCGGACTACGGCACGCCCTCGACCATCGTCGACGTCACCGGCAAGGTGCCGGTGGTGCTGCGGTCGGGCGCGATCAGCGTCGAGCAGCTGAGGGAGGTCGTTCCGGACGTGGAGGCCGGCAGTTGA
- the rpmE gene encoding 50S ribosomal protein L31, producing the protein MKSNVHPDYVLTKVTCTCGNEFTTRSTETSGEIRAEVCSNCHPFYTGKQKILDTGGRVARFEARFGKKLSGGKA; encoded by the coding sequence TTGAAGTCCAACGTTCACCCGGACTACGTCCTCACCAAGGTGACCTGCACCTGCGGCAACGAGTTCACCACTCGTTCGACCGAGACCAGCGGCGAGATCCGCGCCGAGGTCTGCTCGAACTGCCACCCGTTCTACACCGGCAAGCAGAAGATTCTGGACACCGGTGGCCGCGTGGCCCGCTTCGAGGCGCGCTTCGGCAAGAAGCTCTCCGGCGGCAAGGCCTAG